The DNA window AAGGCGCATCGCGCGTCGGTGAACTACTGCACCACCTGCCACGATGACGCCGTGACGCCCGCCGGTTGGCTGACTGCGAAGGAAAACGCGCAGCTGCCCGCAGCGTAGGACCCGCGCACCCCCTCCCTCCCTCGCGCGGGAAGGCGGCCGCCCGGCTATCGTGCCGGGCGGCCGCCTGCGGTTTTCGGAGCGAAAATGGCACCGAGAGCAAACGAGCACCCGTCCCGTTGCCATTTCTGCAAAGGCTGTGCGGGTTTCTTGACATCGGGCGGGCTCGTACTACAATCACGTGTTAGCAGTCTCAGCCTGCGAGTGCTAAAACAGGATTGAAAGGGAGCGACGCGAACCATGCGCAAGTTCAAAACCGAGAGCAAGAAGCTGCTCGACCTCATGATCAACTCCATCTACACCAACCGCGAGATCTTCCTGCGCGAGCTCATCTCCAACGCCTCCGACGCGGTGGACAAGCTCTACTTCAAAAGCCTCACCGACAAGGACATCCAGCTGGCCAAAGACGAGCTGGCCATCCGCGTGAGCTTCGACAAGGACGCGCGCACCGTCACGGTCAGCGACAGCGGCATCGGCATGACGAAGGACGAGCTCGACCGCAACCTGGGCACCATCGCGCACTCCGACAGCATGGCGTTCAAGCTGGACAACGCCGAGGCCCAAGGCGACGACGTGGACATCATCGGCCAGTTCGGCGTGGGCTTCTACAGCTCGTTCATGGTGGCGAAGAGCGTACGCGTGGTGTCGCGCGCCTACGGCAGCGACGAGGCCTGGGCCTGGGAAAGCGACGGCGTGGAGGGCTACAGCATCGAGGCGGCCGAGCGCGAGGGCCACGGCACCGACGTCATCCTCACGCTCAAGGACAACGAGGGCGACGAGAGCTACGACACCTTCCTTTCCGAATATGGCCTGAAAAACCTCATCAAGCGCTACAGCAACTACGTACGCTACCCCGTGCAGATGGAGGTGTCGAAGAGCCGCGAGAAGCCGCGCCCCGAGGACGCCGACGACGACTACACGCCCGAGTACGAAAGCTACACCGAGCTCGACACCATCAACTCGATGATCCCCATCTGGAAGCGCAGCAAATCCGAGGTCACCGACGAGGAGTACCACGAGTTCTACAAGACCGACTTCCACGACTTTGCCGACCCCGCGCGCACGTTCAGCATCCACGCCGAGGGCGCGCTCTCCTACGACGCGTTGCTGTTCGTGCCCAGCCGCGCGCCGTACGACCTGTACAGCAAGGACTTCAAGAAGGGCCTGGCGCTGTACAGCTCCAACGTGCTCATCATGGAGAAGTGCGAGGAGCTGCTGCCCGACCACTACAACTTCGTGCGCGGCGTGGTGGACAGCCAGGATTTGCAGCTGAACATCAGCCGCGAGACGCTGCAGCACAACAGCCAGCTGCGCGCCATCGCCAAGAAGGTGGAGAAGAAAGTCACGTCCGAGCTGAAGAAGATGCGCGACAACGACCGCGAGGAATACGAGCGCTTCTTCGAGAACTTCGGCCGCGGGCTGGAGTACGGCATCTACTCGAGCTACGGCATGCTGAAGGACGAGCTGGCCGAGCTGCTGCTGTTTTACTCCGCCAAGCAGGAGAAGCTGGTCACGCTGGACGAGTACCTGGCCGCCATGCCGGAGGGCCAGAAGGCCATCTACTACGCCGCCGGCGAGAGCATCGAGCGCCTGGCCAAGATGCCCA is part of the Arabiibacter massiliensis genome and encodes:
- the htpG gene encoding molecular chaperone HtpG, which gives rise to MRKFKTESKKLLDLMINSIYTNREIFLRELISNASDAVDKLYFKSLTDKDIQLAKDELAIRVSFDKDARTVTVSDSGIGMTKDELDRNLGTIAHSDSMAFKLDNAEAQGDDVDIIGQFGVGFYSSFMVAKSVRVVSRAYGSDEAWAWESDGVEGYSIEAAEREGHGTDVILTLKDNEGDESYDTFLSEYGLKNLIKRYSNYVRYPVQMEVSKSREKPRPEDADDDYTPEYESYTELDTINSMIPIWKRSKSEVTDEEYHEFYKTDFHDFADPARTFSIHAEGALSYDALLFVPSRAPYDLYSKDFKKGLALYSSNVLIMEKCEELLPDHYNFVRGVVDSQDLQLNISRETLQHNSQLRAIAKKVEKKVTSELKKMRDNDREEYERFFENFGRGLEYGIYSSYGMLKDELAELLLFYSAKQEKLVTLDEYLAAMPEGQKAIYYAAGESIERLAKMPIVKTVLAKGYDVLLCTRDVDEFCFQSMMTYGAAAAGDGEDAPEPFELKNVASGDLDLASEEEKKEAEETAKENEGLFAALKDALGDAVTDVTVSSRLTDAPACITAAGPISLEMERIMAQMPDGEDGPKSERVLELNVKHPVFAALKAAQEAGDADKVKLYATILYNQALIVEGMPIDDPVAYANAVTKLMA